Within Kutzneria chonburiensis, the genomic segment CAGCTTCGGGTAGTCCGGGAAGTTGGCGTACTGGAAGGAGTACCGGTTGTACGCGCCGGTCGCGTCCGAGGTCTGCGACACCGCGATGCACTCGTAGTACGGGCCGGAAGCCGAGTTCACGTTGGCGAACTGGGTGATCACCCAGCGGTTGGCCAGGCTGTCGTAGCGGGCCACCGCGTCACCGTCGTCGGTGGACTCGCAGTAGCCGCCGAAGCCCGTGAACAGGGTGTTGGTGCTGGCCGGTCCGTACTGCGTGCTGCCGGACTTGGAGAACACGGCGAAGCCGGAGTTGACGATCTCGACCACCTGGGTGGCGCCGACCGCGGAGTTCGGGTCCGGCGGGACGCCGCCGAGGTTGAACGAGCCGGCCGGGCCGGAGAAGCCGGTGCCGAGGCCGTCGAAGTTGGCGCCGATCGTCGGCGCGAGGGTGCCCGCCGTGTGCTGGACGACGGGGTCGTGCGGCGAGGCCTTGGGGTGCGGGAGTTTGCCGACGGGTTCGCTTTCCGCGTCATCGCCCGACGGCACCTTGGCGGCGATCGTGCGCAGCGCGGGCGATGAGTCGTGGTGCTCCTCGTGGACGATTTTCGGCGCGGTGTGCGGCGCTGTCGCCGACGGCGGCGCCGTGGTGGTTCCGATGGCACTGGGCACGACCGTCGAGGTGGCGACAGCCAGCGCCACTCCGACAAATGTGGCTCTGGCCAACCAGAAACGAGATCTCATGCGTGGCTCCTCGCCGCTACCGGCTACAGGGATGTAGAAGGCCACGCGAATTCTCAAGCCCGCCCGTCAGCGGGACAACCTACGAACGATCCATTTTCGACGGTGCCGAACAGTCCGGTTTCGGCGGGTTCACGACCATCGTCGTGAACCCTTCAGCCGGTATCGGCGCTCCCGTGCCACCGGCCGCGGGCCGGTGGCACGTTTCCACGGCACGAACCGGCCGCCGGCCGGGATGACCCCCTGCCGGCGGCCAGCCGCTACCGCAGCGGTATCCCGGTCGTGTACGCGTCCTCGTCGTTGGCCACCGAGGCGTTGGGCGCCCCGCCCTCGCACACCGCCGGCGGCGTGGTCGGGGTTCCCGTGCCCGGACACAGGAACTGGTCGGTCGGCCGGGTGTCCGACCAGATCGGATAGACGGTCCGGCCGGTGACCGCGATGCCGGCGTAGTCACCGATGAACGTGCCGCTGAACTGGGTCGGCGGCGGCATGCTGCTCGACGTCGCCCGCACGTGCCGGAAGGCGCTCAGGTTCGAACTGGTGGAGGCGGTGATGTCGGAGAAGCCGAGGTTCTCGTCGGAGCCGTACTGCCGGTCGTAGTAGCTGACGGCGAGAGTTCCGTTGGGAGAGAACGCCGCCGCCTGCCAGAACTGGTCGGTCCTGGCTTGTCCCCCGGCCGTGGTGACGACGGCGAGGGCACGCGGATCGGTGCTGCCACCGGTGAAACTGGTGCCGGAGTTGGTGGAGGTGGACAGCACGATGTCGTTGTTGCAGGTGCCGGTCTTCACGCCGGTGTAGAGGTTGCCGCCAGTGGCGGCGGAAATGCCGGCAGGCGTGCAACCGGTGGCCTCGTTGGAGTTCCGGTTGATGTACGAGCCGTAGGTCACCACGACGCGGTTGGCGTGCGTGGGATCGACCGCGCCGATCGGGTAGTTGCTGGCCCGGAAGATCGAGTTGGTCGACGGGCCCTTCTCCGGCACACACGCGCGTCCGGGATCAAGGCCGTTCTGGTACGCGGCGCAGTCGGGCAGCTCGTAGAAGTAGCCGACCCGGACCGGCGCGGAGAAGCTCGCGCCGCCGTCGGTGGAGCGGGCCAGCAGCACCTGGCTGCGGTTCTCGGTGCCGGCGACCGCGTTGTTGAAGTTGTTGAAGGCGACGTAGAGCGCGCCGTCGGGGCCGGTGAACGGCTGCGAGTCCTGGTTCTCGTTGCAGGTCCCGCCCGGCGTCGGCAGGCCGAAGGTGTTGTCACACAGGGCACTTGTGGTGCTCACCAGGACCGGCGCGGAGAACGACTCACCGTAGTCGGCCGAATGCGACTCGTAGATGTAGCCGGTGCCGTCGGCGGCGAACGTGGTCCACGTCAGATAGACGCGGTCGGCGAACGGACTGCCGGCGTGGTTGTCGACCGTGATCAACTGCTTGTCCAGCAGGAAGTCCCCGGCACCGGCGGTGTCGTCGTGCTCCGCAACGGGACGGCCGGTGAAGTTGAACGACGCGCCGTTGGTTCCGGTGGAGCGGTACACGTAGAAGGCGCTGGACTGGTCGGGGTTGGCCGAGGTGCCCGCGCCACGGTTGAACACCTGGCAGGACAGGTAGGCGTTGCCCTTGGTGTCCCATGCCGTCGAGGTGTCGCCGCCGGCCTGCCAGTACTGGCGCGGGGCGCCGCCGAACGCGGTGCCGCGGGTGAAACCGTTGGGCACGGTCGAATCGGCCCAGGTGCCGCCGCCGTCCAGCGAGTACGACACGCCGCAGGTTCCGTCACCGCGGCGGTAGTCGTTGTAGCTGGCCAGCAAATGGCTGGCATTGTTCGGATCCGCGGACAGCCAGGTCTCGTTCTGCGCCTGGCCCCGGCCCTGCAGATCGGGGTCGCTGATGTTGAGGCAGTTCTGGTTGACCTTCACGTCGTCGCCGAAGCGGTTCGTGCAGGGCGCCGGCGCCGCCCGGCGCACATCACGGGGCGCCAGGCTCTGACCGTGGATCGCCGGGTCCTCACCGTTGAGGACCGTCGCGAGCAGGCCGGACACGTGGTGCTGCTGGATCGCCTTCAGGCTCGCGTAACCGAATGGGGCCGCGCCGGCCGGCGCCGCCACGACGCCCAGTCCCGCGGCGGCGAGCGCGACGGTCGCTAACAGTGACAGAGTGGGTCTGGTTCGGTACATGCGGACTCCTTGTCCGGAGGTACGCACGATTCCTCGCCGGATCGGCGGAAATCACCCGAAGCTAGATCCGCGTCCGACACCCCGGCAATCATCCATCCGGCCCACACCCTCATACTGTCAACTGTGGATTCACGCGAGCCGATGGTGGGCGGCGTCGAAGAACACCGGCGAACCGGTCGCCGCCGGAAGCCGCGAACCGGGTGGCCAGCCAGCGTTCGGCGAAGCCGATCACGTTGACACCGAACGACTCCCGGCGCGTGATGGCCGCGAGGGTCCCGCTGTGCCGCCCCAGTTCGACCACATAGGACAGATCGGCGATCGCGCCGGCCACGTCGTCCAGGTCGGCCCGGCGCTTGTCCATGTCCAGTTCGGCGTCGAGCCGCCGCACCCCCTCGTTCACCAGGGCCAGCGATCCCGGCAGGTTGCGGTGACTGCTACGAACGCCCTCGAGGGCCTCGGCCACCTGCGCGATGAAGCCGCCTTGTGGCGGGAGGCGCTGGCCGTCTACGACGACATCGGCGTACCCGAGGCCGAGCGGCTCCGAACCCTGCTCGCCACCGTCGAAGTTGACGCTTACTCGGGTCGTGACCAGCCAACTTTCCGAAGTGCCCTGCGAGGGGCGGGTCACCGGCCGCAGCACTGATACCGTGCCCTGAAACAGGAAACTTTGTTTACTGGCAGGCCGGTGACACAGGGGGGACCGCGTGTCGGACACGCCTCTGTACTTCAGGCTTCTCGGCCCGCTGCACGTCCTCGTCGGGGACGAGCCGATCATGCTGACCAGCAGCCGTGAGCGCAAGCTGCTGGCCCTGCTGCTGTTCTCCCGCGGGCAGGTGGTGCCGGTCGAGCGGATCATCGAGGCGCTGTGGGACGACGAGCCGCCGGCCACGGCCAAAGGCCAGATTCAGACCTGCGTGTTCACGCTGCGCCAGCAGTTCCGCGAACGCGGCAGCGGTGAGCTGCTGCGGACCCAGGCGGCCGGCTACGCCATCGAAGTGCCGGGCGAGTGCTTCGACGTCGCCGAGTTCGAGCGGCTGCTCGGCGAGGCGGCCACCAACAGCGCCGACGGCCGTCCCGAACAGGCCATCGAGCACTACCGGGCCGCGCTGGGCCTGTGGCGCGGGCCGACCGCGGCCACTGTGGACGGCCGGCTGCTCCAGGCGATCGCCGGCCGTCTCAACGAGGATCGGATCCGCGCCCAGGAGGAGTGCATCGACCTGGAGCTGTCGCTGGGCCGGCACAGCCGGCTGGTCGGCGAGCTCAGCGAGCTGGTCGAGTACCACCCGCTGCGGGAACACCTGCGGGCCCAGCACATGCTGGCGCTCTACCGCTCGGCCCGGCAGGCCGAGGCGCTGGAGTCGTTCCACGAAGTCCGTCGCATCCTCCAGGACGACCTGGGCATCCAGCCCGGCGACGAGCTCACCGCTTTACACCAGGCGATCCTGGCCCAGGACCCGGCCCTGGACACGCCACGTGAGCCGCGTGGTTCGACCCGCCAGACAGCTGCGCCCCGGCAGCTGCCGGCGGCCATCTCCGACTTCACCGGGCGGCAGGACCTGCTCGAGGAGCTCACCACGCTGCTGACCGTGCCGCCGGCCGACGACGCCGGCCGGCCGCTGCCCATCGCCTGCCTCACCGGCGGCGGCGGAGTCGGCAAGACGGTGCTGGCCGTGCAGGCCGCGCACGCGGTGCGGCACGCCTACCCCGACGGCCAGCTGTTCGTGCAGAGCCAGGGCCCGGACGGGCGACCGGCCGACCCGATGGACCTGCTGGCCCGGCTGATCAGCTCGCTCGGCGGCCCGGCCAAGTCGCTGCCGGAGAACCTGACCGACCGGACCGCGGTCTACCGCAGCTGGCTGAGCGACCGGCGGATGATCATCGTGCTGGACGACCTTGCCGGCGTCCGGCACGCCACCGCGCTGCTGCCCGGCACCCCGGCCTGCGCCGTGATCATCACCAGCCGCCGTCCGCTGACCAGCCTGCCCGGCGCCCGGCACATCAAGGTCGGCAGCCTGGACGAGGACGCCTGCGTCGACCTGCTGACCAAGGTCGTCGGGGCGGACCGGGTGGCCGCCGAGCCGGACGCGGTGCGGGACCTGGTCCGGCTCTGCGCCCACCTGCCGCTGGCCGTGCGCATCGCTGCGGCCAAGCTGGCCACCCGGCCGTACTGGATGATCGGGCAGCTGGTGCACCGCATGCGGGACGAGATGCGCCGGCTCGACGAGCTGGCCATCGACGGCCTCGGCATCCGGGCGACGCTGACCGAGTCGTTCACCGGCCTCGGCGCGTGTGCGCAGCAGCTGTTGGTGCGGCTGAGCCTGCTGGGGACCGCCGACTTCGGCTGCTGGGTGAGCGCGCCGCTGCTGGACGTGGACTTCGACGAGGCCAGCGACGCGCTGGACGAACTGGTCGGGGCCAGCCTGGTCGAGGTGCGGGTCGACGACACCGGCCCGCCCCGGTTCCGGCTGCACGACCTGGTCCGGATATACGCGCAGGAGCGTTTGGCCAGCACGGAGGGCACGCTCGGCCGCACCAGCACGCTGCGGCGGCTGCTGTCCTGTTGGCTGTCCCTGACCGTCGAGGCCCACCGCCGGGCCTGTGGCGCCGACTACGGCGTGCATGGCACGACGGAGTCGTGGGATCTGCCGGAGTACGCCCGCGATCTGATGCTGGGCCAGCCGATGGACTGGCTGCGTCAGGAGCGGGCGGGGTTGTTGCGGGCGGTCGGTCTGGCGGCCCGGATCGGGCTGGACGAGCTGTGCTGGGACCTGGCGGTGACGCTGGTGCCCCTGTTCGAGGCGGACTACCTGGTCGAGGACTGGCGCAAGACGCACCGGACCGCGCTGTTGGCCACCCGTCAGGCCGGCAACGCCCGTGGCGAGGCCGCTGTGCTGTGCTCCCTCGGCAATCTGGCGCTGGTTGAACGACATCAGGACGCGCCGCAGCACTTCGAGCCGGCGCGCGACGCCTTCGCCGCCCTCGGCGACACCCACGGCCACGCCCTGGCGTTGAGCGGCCTGGCCTTCTGCGACCTGGTCGAAGGCCGCTACGAGCAGTCACTACGCCGATTCGACGAAGCACTGGCCGGGTTCCGTGCGGTCGGCGCGGAGATCGGCGCCATCGACGCGTTGTGCAACATGGCGCAGATCAAGATGGACTGGGAGGACTACGCGCACGCCGGCCGGCTCCTCGACGATGCGCTGTCGCGGTGCGGGCAGCTGCGCAGCACCCGGATCTACGCCCAGTTGCAGTACCGGGTCGCCGACCTACGCCTGCGTACCGGCGACCTGGCCGGGGCCGAACAGACCCTCGGCGCGGTGCTGGACGTGGTCATGGACACCGGCGACCTGCTCGGGCAGGCCAGCACGCTGGCCGGCCTGGGCGCGGTCAAGGTGCGGCAGGGCCGGTACGGCTCGGCTGAGCAGGACCTGGCCACCTCGCTGGCCATCTCCCGGCGTATGGAGAGCAACCCGATCCGCGGCCGGGCGCTGCTGGCGCTGGCCGAGCTGAGCGTCGCCCAGTGCGACTGGAACCGGGCGAACGCGCTGGTCAGCGAAGGTTTGGTGGTGTTCAGCGAGACCGGGTCGGCCGGCGTGACGCGGGCCCGGTTCCTGGCCGTCAAGGCCCGTATCGACGACCAGTTCGGCAATCCCATGACCGCCGCCGCGGCGCGCCGCGAGGCGTTGCAGCTGGTCGGCGACGCCGACACCGCGCTGTCCCGCGCCTTGGCCGAGGCGATCGAAGCGCGGTAGCTGCTTCCGTGTGCGGTATCAGCCTTCTCCTGTGCCGGTATCGCCGTCGGTGGTGGTTGGGTTTTGTGCGCGTGCTGCGTAGTTTTCCGGGGTTCTTCGGTTTATGGGTCGATTTGGTGTGGAGCCTCTGCGCGATGGCCCAAGGGCTAAAAGCGGGCAGGACGAGCCTGCCCTTGGCCTGTCAATTGTACGCCATCGCGCCCCTCCACACAAAATCGACCCAATTCGGGAGTTGGCGGTGGGTGTGTGAAGGAATGGCGGTGGCTGGGTTTTGACTCCCGCTGTGCACCCTTTTGGTGATGGCTGTGGGAAGTCCTTTTCCCGGTTAGTGCTGCAGGGGGTGGGTGGTGTGGTGGCGGCCGGCTGGTGTGATCCAGTGGGTGGTGCCGTCTGAATCCTGGGTCACTGTGTAGTTGTCGTGTTTGCGGTGGTGGTGCCAGGTGCAGAGCCCCTGGAGGTTGGTCGCTTGGGTGCGGCCTGTGGGCCAGGGAGTGATGTGGTCGTGTTCCTGGATGGGCAGGGTGCAGCCGGGGGCGGTGCAGGTCCCACCGGCCCGAGCAACGGACGTCTCTTTCATCAGGGCCGTGGGCCGGTAGGTGTCGGTGCTGATTGCGGAGATCTGCTGGTACTCATCCAGCAGCAGCCCTCGGAACGGGCCGTGCATCGCCAACTCCCGCGCCGCCTCGGCCGCGATCGGCCCATAACCGGCAAGCTGGCCGGGGTCATTGGTCAGGCCCAGCAGGGTCTCCATCGAGATGGTGACGAAGGTCCGCACGTTCCAGTTGGTGTGCTTACCCCGCAGGCGGTCCCAGAGCACGTCCGAGCGTTTCTGGTCGGTGGTGCGCTCGTCCTTGGGTAGGGACTTGGCGTCGGCGCAGATCTGCTGGAACAGCTGGTGGGCCTCGGTCGCGGGGAGGATCCAGGTCAGTTTGGCCATACCGTCGGGCAAGGCAGAGAGCCCGACCTGCCGGTCGTCCTTAGCCTTGTGGCAGCGCTGCTCATAACCATCCGGATCGGCCTTCGCGACCAGCGCGGTGGCCTTGCGACACACCTGAGTCCGGGTCATACCGGCGGCCTGCTCGGCCAAGGCCTGGTCGACTTCGGCGACCTGCGCAGGATCGGACAGGTGGCGGGTCCGCTCGTGGACCGCCGCGAACCGGGCGAGGTCGATCTCGCCCCGGCGGAACCGCTCCGCCAGCGCGGGATGGGTCTCCAGGGCGGCGGCGATCTCTTGTGAGCGGGCCAGGGCCGGCTCCGAGACCTTCGTGGCCATTGCCAGTTCGGTGAGGTCGTCGATGTGGTTGAGGGCCTCATGTTCGGCCCATTCACACACCGCCCGCACCTTCCGGGCCGCCCCCACAAAATTGACCAACTGTTCTTGCGTCAGGCTCGCGGGATCCACACCCAGCACCAGATCGAACAGGGCCCCGGTGGGTTCCCTGTTCTCGATGTCGCGGGTGAGTTCCATACTTCTGAGAATACTCGAACACAAGATCGAACACGAATCCCTAACGGGTGAATCCCGCCCGACAGAAAGGCTTTTCTTTCTTCCCCGCCACACCACAACACGGCAACTCGTACCAGTCGCGTGGATTTTGTGTGGAGGGGCGCGATGGCGTACAATTGACAGGCCAAGGGCAGGCTCGTCCTGCCCGCTTTTAGCCCTTGGGCCATCGCGCAGAGGCTCCACACCAAATCCATGCGACCACACCGAATTAATCCCCCCGACCGTACCGAACACATCCCCATCAGCCGACCATCAGGCAACACCCCCGCTCTCGCATCACTCCTGCCGACAAGGGACCGCCCCGAAAGCACCAGAGAAGCCTCTAGCCCCAGCCTGATGACCGTGGAGACATCCGACCCGACAGCCCCGCACGTGACCGCCAGCAACAGCAGCGTCGCCGTCGTCCGCAAGGAGATCACCCGACTGCCGGCCAAGGGCTGCCATCCCGACTGGTTCCGGCTCCCCGCCCATTTCACCGTTGCCGCCCGCTGAGAAGGAGGCGATTCCCTTGCGGATACTGGCGATCTCGCCGCATCTGGACGACGCCGTGCTGTCGGCCGGCGCGCGGCTGCACGACCTGGCTGCGGCCGGGCACGAGGTGGTGGTGCTGACCTTGTTCGCCGGCTTCCCGCCGCCGCCGTACTCGCCGCTGGCCCTTGAGCTGCACGCACTCTGGGGCCTCGGTGAGGATCCGATCGGCGCGCGGCGGCGTGAGGACGAAGCCGCGCTGGCCCAGCTCGGCGCGACGGCGCGGCACGCCGGTTTCCTCGACGCGGTCTACCGGCCGGGCCGCAGCCGCTGGCAGGCGGCCGACGAATCCGCCGACGCCGCGTTTCGGCCGAAGTTGGCGCTCGCGATCCGCGACGCCTTGGCCCCGGCACCTGATCTCGTGCTGACGGCGGCCGGGATCGGCGGCCACATCGATCACGTGCTGACCCGGGATACGGTGCTGATCGAGTGTCGGGACGCCGCGGTGCCGGTCGAGCTCTGGCAGGACCTGCCCTACGCCGGCACGACCAGCGCGGTGCCACGGCTCGCGCCCGGGGTGCGCCTGGCCGCCGGCCGCCCGGTCGTCGCGAGCGAACCGGCCTGGCGGGCCAAAACCGCCGCCGTCCGCTGCTACACCTCGCAGCTGGGGATGCTGTGGCCGGAGCACCCGGACATCGCGCGGCCGCTCGCCGCCCACGCGCGGGCGGCCGGCGGGGTCGGCCGCCCAGCGGAACTGTTCTGGTCGGCGCACTGGGTGGCGGCCGCCAGCTACTCCTGAGGTTCTCCACGCCGCCCTCGGGCCGATCCTCCGGATGGTCGATGCCGCCGCGCCGGCGTACCGTCGGCCCGTGACCAGCGAGCACGACGTCTGGGCCGTCGGCGACGCGTACGAGGCATACATCGGCCGGTGGAGCCGGCCGGTCGCGGCGGAGTTCGTCCGCTGGCTGGCCGCGCCGGCAGGCGGCCGCTGGGTCGATGTCGGCTGCGGCACGGGCGCGCTCACGGCAACCGTGTTGGCCGCGGCCGATCCCGCCCACCTCCTCGGCGTCGACCCGTCCGCCGGGTTCCTGGCCGGGGCCCGGTCTCGCGTCACGGACCCTCGTGTGTCATTCCAGGTCGGCGACGCCAGGGCATTGCCGCTGCCGGACCGGAGCGTCGATGTCGTGGTCAGCGGCTTGGCGCTGAACTTCGTCCCCGATCCGGTCCTGGCCGCGACCGAGATCGCCCGGATCCTCACACCGGGCGGCGTGGCCGGCGCGTACGTGTGGGACTACGCCGACGGCATGGGGATGCTGCGCCACTTCTGGGACGCCGCGGCAGCGCTCGATCCCGCCGCGGTCGAGTTGGACGAGGGCAATCGCTTTCCGTTGTGCCGCAACGACGCGTTGGGGCGGTTGTGGTCGGACGCCGGTCTCGGCGACGTGCGGGTTCAGGCCGTCGAGGTGCCGACCGTCTTCGCCGACTTCGACGACTACTGGGGCCCGTTCCTCGGCGGTCAGGGCCTGCCCCCGGGTATGCGATGTCGTTGTCCGACAAGCAACGCGGTGCGTTGCGGGACCTGCTGCACGACCGGCTGCCGATCGCCGCCGACGGCACCATCCCGTTGACCGCCCGGGCCTGGGCGGTGCGCGGAACGGCCGTGGCCTAAGCTCGTAGGGCCATGGACTACGTCCCCCACTTCCGCCGCGAGATCGCGGCCTTCGAGGACGCGGTCCGCCGGTCCGCCGACGCCGCTCCCCGGTCCCGTCCTGCCCCGGCTGGTCGATGTCGGACCTGGTGGCGCACCTGGGCAACGTGCACCGGTACCTGATCCACCTCGTGGAACACCGGCTGGCCGCCCCGCCGGACCGCGTCGACCTCAACGTGCCGACGGACACGCGCGGCTGGCCCGTGGCGGGACGAACACCGACTCACGGGCCGGTGCCGACCAGTCTGATCGACTGGTTCGTCGACGGAGCCGCGAGGCTGGCCGAGCTGTTCGACAGCCGCGACCCCGCCGAGCCCGTATGGACGTGGTCGCAGGACCAAACGGTCGGGTTCTGGGCACGGATGCAGACGATCGAAGCGGCGGTGCACCGCTGGGACGCCGAAAACGCGATCGACGCCCCCCAACCGGTCGACAGCGACCTGGCAGCGGACGCCATAGAGCAGAACTTCACCGTCATGGCCCCGTTTCGGCGCGCCCGGACCCAAGCGCCACCCGGACTCGGTGAGCGGATCCGGTTGCGCCGTACCGACGGCGACGATGTCTGGACGGTGGCCTTCGACGGCGACACGATCGAGCTCATCGATCCCACCGAGCCTCGGCACGTCGAACTGAGGGGCACGGCCTCGGACCTGATGTTGTTCCTGTGGCACCGGATTCCCGCGGACGAACTGCTCGGCGTGGTGGGGCCCCGCGCCGTGCTCGACCGCTACTTCACCCTCGTGCCCCCGATGTGACCGCCTCGCACGGCCGCTGAGCGCTACCGTTGACGTCATGGGGGGACCATTGACGGATCAGCAGGGCTCGACGCTCAGACAGTTCCGGCTCCGGGCGCGCCTGACCCAGGAGGCGCTGGCCGAGGCGTCGGGGGTGTCGGTACGGACCATCCGGGGGCTGGAGTCCGGCGCCCGGCGCAATCCACAGCGCTCATCGCTGCAACAACTGGCCGACGCGATGGGCCTGTCCCCGGGCGATCGAGAGTTGCTCATGGCCGCGGTTCTCGGGACCCCGGCCGCTCCTGGTCCGAGGCAGCTGCCCGCGCCGCCGACGCTGTTCGCCGGACGGCGGCCGGACGTCGCCGAACTCACCGAGATGCTGGACCAGACCTCCACGGTGGTGATCTCCGGCACCGGCGGCGTCGGCAAGACGTGGTTGGCGTTGCACTGGGCCAACCAGGAGTCCGATCGCTTTCCCGACGGCCAGCTCTACGTCAACCTGCGCGGCTTCGACCCGTCCGGCCGGCCGATGAACGTGGAGGCGGCGCTGCGCGGCTTCCTCGAAGGCATCGGGGTGCCACCCTCGGAGCAACCGACCGACCTGCACGCACAGTCGGCGCTGTACCGGAGTCTGCTGGCCGACCGCCGGATGCTGGTGCTCATCGACAACGCCGTCGACTCCGCCCAGGTCGTGCCGCTGCTGCCGGGTAGCGGCAGCACGGTCATCGTGACCAGCCGAAACCAGCTGACCGGTCTCGTCACGTCGCGCGGCGCCCGCCGGCTGACGCTCGACGCACTGCCGGACGAAGACTCCACGGCGCTGCTGGCCGCTCGTCTCGGCGCGGACCGCCTTGCCGCCGAGCCGGACGCCGCCGCGCAGCTCGTACGCAGCTGCGCTGGCATGCCGCTGGCCCTGGGTATCGTCGCCGGCCGTGCGCAGGCCCACCCCGAGTTCCCGCTGGCCGAACTGGCCGACGAGCTGCGGGAGATGCGGCTCAACGCCCTCGACGAGGACGACGAGCTGGCCAGTGTGCGCGCCGTGCTGTCGTGGTCGACCACGCCGTTGAAGCCACCGATGTCCCGCTTGTTCACGCTGCTCGGGATCGTGCCGGGACCGGACATCGGGGTTCAGGCGGCGGCCGCCCTCAATGGACAGTCTGTTATGGACACACGACGACTGCTGCGGGCGTTGGAACAGGTTTCACTTGTGCAGCACCATGTTCCCGGCCGCTATCGGATGCACGACCTGGTTCGCCTGTACGCCGCCGAGCAGACGTTGCCGCAGGCCGAACGCGAAGCGGCCCTGCACGGCCTCGTCACCTACTACACCGCCGGCGCCCGGGCGGTGAACCAGTCGCTCTTTCCGCACCGAGCCCCATCCGTG encodes:
- a CDS encoding AfsR/SARP family transcriptional regulator; the encoded protein is MSDTPLYFRLLGPLHVLVGDEPIMLTSSRERKLLALLLFSRGQVVPVERIIEALWDDEPPATAKGQIQTCVFTLRQQFRERGSGELLRTQAAGYAIEVPGECFDVAEFERLLGEAATNSADGRPEQAIEHYRAALGLWRGPTAATVDGRLLQAIAGRLNEDRIRAQEECIDLELSLGRHSRLVGELSELVEYHPLREHLRAQHMLALYRSARQAEALESFHEVRRILQDDLGIQPGDELTALHQAILAQDPALDTPREPRGSTRQTAAPRQLPAAISDFTGRQDLLEELTTLLTVPPADDAGRPLPIACLTGGGGVGKTVLAVQAAHAVRHAYPDGQLFVQSQGPDGRPADPMDLLARLISSLGGPAKSLPENLTDRTAVYRSWLSDRRMIIVLDDLAGVRHATALLPGTPACAVIITSRRPLTSLPGARHIKVGSLDEDACVDLLTKVVGADRVAAEPDAVRDLVRLCAHLPLAVRIAAAKLATRPYWMIGQLVHRMRDEMRRLDELAIDGLGIRATLTESFTGLGACAQQLLVRLSLLGTADFGCWVSAPLLDVDFDEASDALDELVGASLVEVRVDDTGPPRFRLHDLVRIYAQERLASTEGTLGRTSTLRRLLSCWLSLTVEAHRRACGADYGVHGTTESWDLPEYARDLMLGQPMDWLRQERAGLLRAVGLAARIGLDELCWDLAVTLVPLFEADYLVEDWRKTHRTALLATRQAGNARGEAAVLCSLGNLALVERHQDAPQHFEPARDAFAALGDTHGHALALSGLAFCDLVEGRYEQSLRRFDEALAGFRAVGAEIGAIDALCNMAQIKMDWEDYAHAGRLLDDALSRCGQLRSTRIYAQLQYRVADLRLRTGDLAGAEQTLGAVLDVVMDTGDLLGQASTLAGLGAVKVRQGRYGSAEQDLATSLAISRRMESNPIRGRALLALAELSVAQCDWNRANALVSEGLVVFSETGSAGVTRARFLAVKARIDDQFGNPMTAAAARREALQLVGDADTALSRALAEAIEAR
- a CDS encoding PIG-L deacetylase family protein — translated: MRILAISPHLDDAVLSAGARLHDLAAAGHEVVVLTLFAGFPPPPYSPLALELHALWGLGEDPIGARRREDEAALAQLGATARHAGFLDAVYRPGRSRWQAADESADAAFRPKLALAIRDALAPAPDLVLTAAGIGGHIDHVLTRDTVLIECRDAAVPVELWQDLPYAGTTSAVPRLAPGVRLAAGRPVVASEPAWRAKTAAVRCYTSQLGMLWPEHPDIARPLAAHARAAGGVGRPAELFWSAHWVAAASYS
- a CDS encoding class I SAM-dependent methyltransferase translates to MTSEHDVWAVGDAYEAYIGRWSRPVAAEFVRWLAAPAGGRWVDVGCGTGALTATVLAAADPAHLLGVDPSAGFLAGARSRVTDPRVSFQVGDARALPLPDRSVDVVVSGLALNFVPDPVLAATEIARILTPGGVAGAYVWDYADGMGMLRHFWDAAAALDPAAVELDEGNRFPLCRNDALGRLWSDAGLGDVRVQAVEVPTVFADFDDYWGPFLGGQGLPPGMRCRCPTSNAVRCGTCCTTGCRSPPTAPSR
- a CDS encoding HNH endonuclease signature motif containing protein, translating into MELTRDIENREPTGALFDLVLGVDPASLTQEQLVNFVGAARKVRAVCEWAEHEALNHIDDLTELAMATKVSEPALARSQEIAAALETHPALAERFRRGEIDLARFAAVHERTRHLSDPAQVAEVDQALAEQAAGMTRTQVCRKATALVAKADPDGYEQRCHKAKDDRQVGLSALPDGMAKLTWILPATEAHQLFQQICADAKSLPKDERTTDQKRSDVLWDRLRGKHTNWNVRTFVTISMETLLGLTNDPGQLAGYGPIAAEAARELAMHGPFRGLLLDEYQQISAISTDTYRPTALMKETSVARAGGTCTAPGCTLPIQEHDHITPWPTGRTQATNLQGLCTWHHHRKHDNYTVTQDSDGTTHWITPAGRHHTTHPLQH
- a CDS encoding sialidase family protein, producing the protein MYRTRPTLSLLATVALAAAGLGVVAAPAGAAPFGYASLKAIQQHHVSGLLATVLNGEDPAIHGQSLAPRDVRRAAPAPCTNRFGDDVKVNQNCLNISDPDLQGRGQAQNETWLSADPNNASHLLASYNDYRRGDGTCGVSYSLDGGGTWADSTVPNGFTRGTAFGGAPRQYWQAGGDTSTAWDTKGNAYLSCQVFNRGAGTSANPDQSSAFYVYRSTGTNGASFNFTGRPVAEHDDTAGAGDFLLDKQLITVDNHAGSPFADRVYLTWTTFAADGTGYIYESHSADYGESFSAPVLVSTTSALCDNTFGLPTPGGTCNENQDSQPFTGPDGALYVAFNNFNNAVAGTENRSQVLLARSTDGGASFSAPVRVGYFYELPDCAAYQNGLDPGRACVPEKGPSTNSIFRASNYPIGAVDPTHANRVVVTYGSYINRNSNEATGCTPAGISAATGGNLYTGVKTGTCNNDIVLSTSTNSGTSFTGGSTDPRALAVVTTAGGQARTDQFWQAAAFSPNGTLAVSYYDRQYGSDENLGFSDITASTSSNLSAFRHVRATSSSMPPPTQFSGTFIGDYAGIAVTGRTVYPIWSDTRPTDQFLCPGTGTPTTPPAVCEGGAPNASVANDEDAYTTGIPLR
- a CDS encoding maleylpyruvate isomerase family mycothiol-dependent enzyme; protein product: MSDLVAHLGNVHRYLIHLVEHRLAAPPDRVDLNVPTDTRGWPVAGRTPTHGPVPTSLIDWFVDGAARLAELFDSRDPAEPVWTWSQDQTVGFWARMQTIEAAVHRWDAENAIDAPQPVDSDLAADAIEQNFTVMAPFRRARTQAPPGLGERIRLRRTDGDDVWTVAFDGDTIELIDPTEPRHVELRGTASDLMLFLWHRIPADELLGVVGPRAVLDRYFTLVPPM